The following are from one region of the Melaminivora suipulveris genome:
- a CDS encoding IS3 family transposase (programmed frameshift), whose protein sequence is MRNQRRRRWSLAEKAALVRRTYEPGMSVSLVARQEGVAASLLFQWRKLERQGALTAVSAGEAVVPASALAAARAEIAKLQRVLGKKTLENEILKEAVEYGRRKKVDFALALAGRGRPVKTVCQALGLARSNIHCLKARPESWVDARTRRTEPASDAILRDEIKAQITELPTYGYRRACALVNRHRAITGAPRVNAKRVYRVMAGHALLLPKAPRRRQSSRPHEGKVAVAHSNMRWCSDGFEIKCDSGQTVTATFTKDCCDREILAYRAWEGKGLPGEPVREMLIEAVEKRFGGVEGVPRTHILEFLSDNGGAYIAAETRQIARQLGLKPVNTPVCSPQSNGMAESFVNTFKRDYVSRMDLADARTVMEQMAAAFEHFNEVHPHSALKMKSPREFRQHRAAQQRLAQIEQTLHCE, encoded by the exons ATGAGGAACCAGCGCCGCAGGCGCTGGTCCCTCGCAGAGAAAGCCGCGCTGGTTCGTCGAACCTACGAGCCAGGCATGAGCGTGTCGCTCGTTGCGCGCCAAGAAGGCGTTGCTGCCAGCTTGCTGTTCCAGTGGCGCAAGCTGGAACGCCAAGGGGCACTGACAGCAGTCTCCGCAGGCGAGGCCGTGGTGCCCGCCTCCGCGCTCGCCGCCGCTCGTGCCGAGATCGCCAAGCTCCAGCGCGTGCTCGGCAAGAAGACGCTGGAGAACGAGATCCTCAAAGAGGCCGTGGAGTACG GCCGCCGAAAAAAAGTGGATTTCGCGCTCGCCCTTGCTGGACGGGGACGGCCAGTGAAGACCGTCTGTCAAGCTCTTGGGTTGGCGCGCTCGAACATTCATTGCTTGAAGGCTCGCCCCGAGTCCTGGGTCGATGCCCGGACACGACGCACGGAGCCTGCAAGCGACGCGATCTTGCGCGACGAGATCAAGGCCCAGATCACGGAGCTACCTACTTACGGCTATCGGCGTGCCTGCGCGTTGGTCAATCGGCATCGAGCCATCACCGGCGCGCCCAGAGTCAATGCCAAGCGCGTCTATCGCGTGATGGCGGGCCATGCGTTGCTGCTGCCCAAGGCGCCCAGACGTCGGCAATCCAGTCGCCCTCATGAGGGCAAGGTGGCGGTCGCGCACAGCAACATGCGTTGGTGCTCGGACGGCTTCGAGATCAAGTGCGACTCGGGACAGACCGTGACGGCGACCTTCACGAAAGATTGCTGTGATCGCGAGATCCTGGCCTACCGGGCTTGGGAAGGCAAAGGGCTGCCGGGCGAGCCGGTGCGCGAGATGCTCATCGAGGCCGTGGAGAAGCGCTTCGGTGGTGTCGAGGGTGTCCCTCGTACCCACATCTTGGAGTTCCTCTCGGACAACGGCGGCGCCTACATCGCTGCCGAGACCCGGCAGATCGCCCGGCAGCTGGGCCTCAAGCCCGTGAACACGCCGGTGTGCAGCCCGCAGAGCAATGGCATGGCCGAAAGCTTCGTGAACACATTCAAGCGCGACTACGTCAGCCGCATGGACCTTGCCGATGCGAGAACGGTGATGGAGCAGATGGCCGCAGCCTTCGAACACTTCAATGAGGTGCACCCGCACTCGGCGTTGAAGATGAAATCACCCAGAGAGTTCAGGCAGCATCGCGCTGCCCAACAGCGTCTTGCTCAGATCGAGCAGACGCTACATTGCGAATAG
- a CDS encoding DUF4390 domain-containing protein → MTTSAAQVPDNAGVTTFFETPSFSRLRLAGRNAPAARLLLLTAALILLSPAHAQARGEVIELRLERTPAGVVLNAAWQMELPPLVESALYQGIAMHFVAEAQVVRPRWYWSDKTVAQAVRHLRLSYQPLTRRWRLTQSAAEREDAGRVGLSLGQNFDELGDALASLQRIAGWKIAEPSAVEDDVTYSVHFQFRLDTSQMPRPLQFGAVGRSGGNMSVSKRMSWTAPEIQP, encoded by the coding sequence GTGACCACCAGTGCTGCGCAAGTCCCGGACAATGCAGGCGTGACGACTTTTTTCGAAACGCCCTCGTTTTCCCGGCTGCGCCTGGCAGGGCGCAACGCCCCCGCCGCCCGATTGCTGCTGCTGACGGCGGCGCTGATCCTGTTGTCTCCAGCGCACGCGCAGGCGCGCGGCGAAGTGATCGAGCTGCGGCTGGAGCGCACACCGGCAGGCGTCGTTTTGAATGCCGCGTGGCAGATGGAGCTACCGCCCCTGGTGGAAAGCGCGCTGTACCAGGGCATCGCCATGCATTTCGTGGCCGAGGCGCAGGTGGTGCGCCCGCGCTGGTACTGGTCCGACAAAACGGTCGCCCAGGCCGTGCGCCATCTGCGCCTGAGCTACCAGCCGCTGACGCGGCGCTGGCGACTGACCCAATCCGCTGCGGAGCGCGAGGACGCGGGCCGGGTCGGGCTGTCGTTGGGGCAGAACTTCGACGAGCTGGGCGATGCGCTCGCGTCGCTCCAGCGCATCGCCGGCTGGAAGATCGCCGAGCCGTCAGCAGTGGAGGATGACGTGACGTATTCGGTGCATTTCCAGTTCCGCCTCGATACCTCGCAGATGCCGCGCCCGTTGCAGTTCGGCGCCGTCGGGCGGTCTGGCGGCAATATGTCGGTGTCGAAGCGGATGAGCTGGACGGCGCCGGAGATCCAGCCGTGA
- a CDS encoding response regulator has translation MANILVVDDELGIRDLLSEILNDEGHSVDLAENATQARAARQGGRYDLVLLDIWMPDTDGVSLLKEWAMTGALTMPVIMMSGHATIETAVEATRIGAFSFLEKPITLQKLLKAVEQGLARNTVNLQVASSAAESKAMASPVTAAAQPAAASVASGSDEPAPSQPAAAPAGPQAHQGFDLDRPLREARDGFEKAYFEFHLAREGGSMTRVAEKTGLERTHLYRKLRQLGVDLGRNRRNSG, from the coding sequence ATGGCAAATATTCTGGTGGTCGACGACGAGTTGGGAATTCGCGACCTGCTGTCCGAAATCCTCAACGACGAAGGTCACAGCGTGGACCTGGCGGAGAACGCCACGCAGGCGCGGGCCGCACGGCAGGGCGGCAGATACGACCTGGTGCTGCTGGACATCTGGATGCCCGACACCGACGGCGTCTCGCTGCTCAAAGAGTGGGCCATGACCGGCGCCCTGACCATGCCAGTCATCATGATGAGCGGGCACGCCACCATCGAGACGGCGGTGGAGGCCACGCGCATTGGAGCGTTCTCGTTTCTGGAAAAACCCATCACCTTGCAAAAGCTGCTCAAGGCGGTCGAGCAGGGGCTGGCGCGCAATACGGTCAACCTCCAGGTGGCCAGCAGCGCGGCCGAATCCAAAGCCATGGCCAGCCCGGTAACGGCAGCCGCCCAACCCGCTGCCGCAAGTGTTGCCAGCGGCAGCGATGAACCCGCGCCATCGCAGCCGGCAGCAGCGCCCGCCGGGCCCCAGGCGCACCAGGGTTTCGATCTGGACCGCCCACTGCGCGAGGCGCGGGACGGCTTCGAAAAGGCCTACTTCGAGTTTCACCTGGCGCGCGAAGGGGGCTCCATGACGCGCGTCGCCGAAAAGACCGGGCTGGAGCGCACGCACCTGTACCGCAAGCTGCGCCAGCTCGGCGTCGACCTGGGCCGCAACCGCCGAAACAGCGGATAA
- a CDS encoding LemA family protein, giving the protein MGRVSASAPHSPCSVFRKTFFASMWISGLALAVLLFWAVGAYNRLMRLRSAAVRAFGKMDAHLVRELALVAEFEAARRGARDASAQAAHDHATLVAAAEQLAASLAVSRQRPLDPEAAAALAEGARIVDTAWTFARATKDGDETLSPFLQQREQLTAQRGRAQQQFNAAVVNYNEAVTQFPASVLARIFGFRKAQVL; this is encoded by the coding sequence ATGGGCCGGGTGAGCGCCAGTGCGCCGCACTCTCCTTGTTCGGTTTTCAGAAAGACTTTCTTCGCATCCATGTGGATTTCAGGTCTTGCGTTGGCCGTCTTGCTGTTTTGGGCAGTGGGCGCCTACAACCGGCTGATGCGTCTGCGCTCCGCTGCGGTACGCGCCTTCGGCAAGATGGACGCACACCTGGTGCGCGAGCTGGCCCTGGTGGCCGAATTCGAAGCCGCGCGGCGGGGGGCCCGGGACGCGTCCGCGCAGGCTGCGCACGACCATGCGACCCTGGTGGCAGCCGCCGAGCAGCTCGCCGCGTCACTGGCCGTCTCACGGCAACGCCCGCTCGATCCAGAGGCTGCCGCGGCTTTGGCAGAGGGCGCGCGCATCGTGGATACCGCATGGACGTTCGCCCGAGCGACCAAGGACGGAGACGAGACCCTGTCACCTTTTTTGCAGCAGCGCGAGCAGCTCACCGCGCAGCGCGGTCGGGCGCAGCAGCAGTTCAACGCAGCAGTCGTGAACTACAACGAGGCAGTGACGCAGTTTCCAGCCAGCGTGTTGGCCCGGATTTTCGGCTTTCGCAAGGCGCAGGTGTTGTAG
- a CDS encoding IS5 family transposase yields MNQITLGLEPLPKKTRKEVFLEEMNQVVPWAALVTLIQPHASGAHQALGGRPRFAVETMLRIHCLQLWWNLSDPAMEEELHERPLYRRFVGLDGAARLPDETTILRFRHLLEKHELAPQVLAAINATLAQQGLMLKTGTVVDATIIAAPSSTKNRKGERDPEMHQSKKGNQWHFGMKAHIGVDAASGLVHTVVGTAANVADVTQAANLLHGQEADAWGDAGYQGVDKREEFKGSKVRWEVAMRPGKRRALDPERELHQLLEKAEKLKASIRAKVEHPFRLVKQQFGYAKVRYLGLAKNTARLTMLFALGNLWMARRQLMPAQG; encoded by the coding sequence ATGAACCAGATCACGCTTGGCCTTGAGCCGCTGCCCAAAAAGACCCGCAAGGAGGTCTTCCTCGAAGAGATGAACCAGGTCGTGCCCTGGGCGGCGCTGGTGACGCTCATTCAACCGCACGCGAGCGGCGCGCATCAGGCGCTGGGCGGACGCCCGCGGTTTGCCGTGGAGACGATGCTGCGCATCCACTGCCTGCAGCTGTGGTGGAACCTGAGCGATCCGGCCATGGAGGAGGAACTGCACGAGCGTCCGCTATACCGCCGCTTCGTCGGCCTGGACGGTGCCGCGCGACTGCCTGACGAGACGACCATTTTGCGGTTTCGGCACCTGCTGGAAAAGCACGAGCTGGCGCCCCAGGTGTTGGCTGCGATCAACGCGACCTTGGCCCAGCAGGGCCTGATGCTCAAGACCGGCACGGTGGTCGATGCCACCATCATTGCCGCGCCGAGTTCGACCAAGAACCGCAAGGGTGAGCGCGACCCAGAGATGCACCAGAGCAAGAAGGGCAACCAATGGCACTTCGGGATGAAGGCGCACATCGGTGTGGATGCCGCCTCGGGTTTGGTGCACACGGTGGTTGGCACCGCAGCCAACGTGGCCGACGTGACCCAAGCGGCGAACTTGTTGCATGGCCAGGAGGCCGATGCCTGGGGCGATGCGGGCTACCAGGGCGTGGACAAGCGCGAGGAGTTCAAGGGCAGCAAAGTGCGTTGGGAAGTGGCAATGCGCCCGGGCAAGCGCCGCGCCCTTGATCCCGAGCGCGAGTTGCATCAGCTACTGGAGAAGGCCGAGAAGCTCAAGGCCAGCATCCGTGCCAAGGTCGAGCACCCATTTCGACTCGTCAAACAGCAATTTGGCTACGCCAAGGTCCGCTACCTGGGGCTGGCCAAAAACACGGCGCGCCTCACGATGCTGTTTGCGCTGGGCAATTTGTGGATGGCGCGTCGGCAGTTGATGCCAGCGCAGGGATGA
- a CDS encoding sensor histidine kinase, whose protein sequence is MSELPPRPAGSARRAASRARSVRWAVGLGAGLMCAIGLLLLFLLTQATNNRVLYERHFAWLLGVNVLVAIVLLGALVWGAARLAMRLRRGRFGTRLLVKLAAIFGLVGVVPGLLIYVVSYQFVSRSIESWFDVKVEGALSAGVNLGRATLDALAADMVAKARTASTQLAQVPDAAAGLVLERMRDQLGATDMVLWSANGQPVASTGQSRFSLNPERPTTQQLRSARQGRNTFVIEGLDDLTDPATPDNARVRVLVAVFNPAVGLLAEPRYLQATMTLPHALVANAMAVQEANREYQERALARAGLRRMYIGTLTLSLFLAVFGAVLLAVVLGNQLVRPLLVLAEGVREVAAGNLAPKAALQGRDELGGLTRDFALMTEQLADARATAERSMAALEAARGNLQAMLDNLTAGVIVLDGQGRVLSSNPGATRILRAPLAACTGQPLAQAPGLDEFAAVVQQQFDAFAADRADQHGPDHWQHAFELHASGDGLTQQGTSLVMRGAELPDQTRLLVLDDISELVSAQRAKAWGEVARRLAHEIKNPLTPIQLSAERLQLKLDGKLPQAEQALLVKSVGTIVEQVDAMKRLVNEFRDYARLPAAQLQPLDLNALARDVLHLYEAENARVPVLAQLDPHCPPIAGDPQQLRQVLHNLLQNAQDATWHAVQEAGATSAPAVLLSTRWNEQTQRVRLTITDHGAGFAPHILQRAFEPYVTTKARGTGLGLAVVKKIADEHGARIELGNRSEDGRTVGAQVSLSFAPGTAVA, encoded by the coding sequence GTGAGCGAGTTGCCACCGCGCCCTGCCGGTTCGGCCCGGCGCGCGGCCAGCCGGGCCCGATCGGTGCGCTGGGCCGTGGGTCTGGGCGCCGGGCTCATGTGCGCCATCGGTCTGCTGCTGCTGTTCCTGCTCACCCAGGCGACCAACAACCGCGTCCTGTACGAGCGGCACTTCGCCTGGTTGCTGGGTGTCAACGTACTGGTCGCCATCGTGCTGCTGGGGGCGCTGGTCTGGGGCGCGGCACGGCTGGCGATGCGCCTGCGGCGCGGCCGCTTCGGCACGCGGCTGCTGGTCAAGCTGGCGGCGATCTTCGGCCTCGTCGGCGTGGTGCCGGGGCTGCTGATCTACGTCGTGTCCTATCAGTTCGTCTCGCGCTCGATCGAGAGTTGGTTCGACGTGAAGGTCGAGGGCGCCCTGAGCGCCGGCGTCAATCTGGGGCGCGCGACCCTGGACGCGCTGGCGGCCGACATGGTGGCCAAGGCGCGCACCGCCAGCACGCAGCTGGCCCAGGTGCCGGATGCCGCCGCAGGCCTGGTGCTCGAGCGCATGCGCGACCAGCTGGGCGCCACCGACATGGTGCTGTGGAGCGCCAACGGCCAGCCGGTGGCCAGCACCGGGCAATCGCGTTTTTCGCTAAACCCCGAGCGCCCCACCACGCAGCAGCTGCGCTCGGCGCGTCAGGGACGCAACACCTTCGTGATCGAGGGGCTGGACGACCTGACCGATCCGGCGACGCCGGACAACGCCCGCGTGCGCGTGCTGGTCGCCGTCTTCAACCCGGCGGTGGGGCTGCTGGCCGAGCCGCGCTACCTGCAGGCCACGATGACGCTGCCGCACGCCCTCGTAGCCAACGCCATGGCCGTGCAGGAGGCCAACCGCGAATACCAGGAACGCGCACTGGCGCGCGCCGGCCTGCGGCGCATGTACATCGGCACCCTCACGCTGAGCTTGTTTCTTGCGGTGTTCGGCGCAGTGCTGCTGGCGGTGGTGCTGGGCAATCAACTGGTGCGGCCGCTGCTGGTGCTGGCCGAGGGGGTGCGCGAAGTTGCGGCGGGCAATCTGGCGCCGAAAGCGGCCTTGCAGGGCCGCGACGAGCTGGGCGGGTTGACACGCGACTTCGCGCTCATGACCGAGCAACTGGCCGATGCGCGCGCCACGGCCGAGCGCAGCATGGCGGCTCTGGAAGCGGCGCGCGGCAATCTGCAAGCCATGCTGGACAATTTGACCGCTGGCGTCATCGTTCTGGACGGCCAGGGGCGCGTGCTGTCCAGCAACCCCGGCGCGACACGCATCCTGCGCGCGCCGCTGGCGGCATGCACGGGCCAGCCGCTGGCGCAGGCGCCGGGCCTGGACGAGTTCGCCGCCGTGGTGCAGCAGCAGTTCGATGCCTTTGCGGCAGACCGCGCCGACCAGCACGGCCCCGACCACTGGCAACACGCCTTCGAACTGCACGCCTCGGGCGACGGCCTGACGCAGCAGGGCACGAGCCTGGTCATGCGCGGCGCCGAGTTGCCCGATCAAACGCGGCTGCTGGTCCTGGACGATATCTCGGAGCTGGTCTCGGCGCAGCGCGCCAAGGCCTGGGGCGAAGTGGCCCGCAGGCTGGCGCATGAAATCAAGAACCCCCTGACACCCATCCAGCTGTCGGCCGAGCGGCTGCAGCTCAAGCTGGACGGCAAGCTGCCGCAGGCCGAGCAGGCGCTCCTGGTCAAGTCGGTCGGCACCATCGTCGAACAGGTCGATGCGATGAAGCGCCTGGTCAACGAGTTCCGCGATTACGCGCGCCTGCCGGCCGCGCAACTGCAGCCGCTGGATTTGAACGCGCTGGCGCGCGACGTCCTGCATCTGTACGAAGCGGAGAATGCCCGCGTGCCGGTGCTGGCGCAGCTCGATCCACACTGCCCGCCCATCGCGGGCGACCCGCAGCAGTTGCGCCAGGTGCTGCACAACCTGCTGCAAAACGCCCAGGACGCCACTTGGCACGCCGTGCAGGAGGCTGGCGCGACCAGTGCCCCCGCAGTGCTGCTGTCGACGCGCTGGAACGAGCAGACGCAGCGGGTGCGCCTGACCATCACCGACCACGGCGCAGGCTTTGCGCCGCACATCCTGCAGCGCGCGTTCGAACCCTATGTGACGACCAAGGCGCGCGGCACAGGCCTGGGTCTGGCCGTCGTCAAAAAGATCGCCGATGAGCACGGCGCCCGCATCGAGTTGGGCAACCGCTCGGAGGATGGCCGGACGGTGGGCGCGCAAGTGTCGTTATCATTCGCGCCTGGGACGGCGGTGGCGTGA
- the rpoC gene encoding DNA-directed RNA polymerase subunit beta': MKSLLDLFKQFTPDEHFDAIKIGMASPEKIRSWSFGEVKKPETINYRTFKPERDGLFCAKIFGPIKDYECLCGKYKRLKHRGVICEKCGVEVTQTKVRRDRMGHIDLAAPCAHIWFLKSLPSRLGLVLDMTLRDIERVLYFEAYVVTDPGMTPLKKFSIMSEDEYDKQRVEHGDEFVARMGAEGIKELLEGIDLEVEIERLRGDLTGSEVKVKKNTKRLKVLEAFRKSGIKPEWMILQVLPVLPPDLRPLVPLDGGRFATSDLNDLYRRVINRNSRLRRLLELKAPEIIARNEKRMLQEAVDSLLDNGRRGKAMTGANKRALKSLADMIKGKGGRFRQNLLGKRVDYSGRSVITVGPTLKLHQCGLPKLMALELFKPFIFSRLEAMGIATTIKAAKKEVEAGTPVVWDILEEVIREHPVMLNRAPTLHRLGIQAFEPILIEGKAIQLHPLVCAAFNADFDGDQMAVHVPLSVEAQLEARTLMLASNNVLFPASGEPSIVPSQDVVLGLYHATREKINGKGEGMVFTDILEVQRALDAGEVELATKISVRLVEWSRDKDSGEWQSATSLVETTVGRALLSEILPKGLAFSNLNKALKKKEISKLINASFRKCGLKETVVFADKLLQNGFRLATHAGISIAIDDMLVPPQKVDILARAEGEVKEIEQQYVSGLVTAGERYNKVVDIWGKAGDEVSKVMMAQLAKEKTTDRHGKEVEQESFNSIYMMADSGARGSAAQIRQLAGMRGLMAKPDGSIIETPITANFREGLNVLQYFISTHGARKGLADTALKTANSGYLTRRLVDVTQDLVVTEDDCGTTHGSLMRAIVEGGEVIESLRERVLGRVAAEEVLHPETREVLAPAGTLLGEDMLDELEAAGVDEVKVRTALTCETRYGLCASCYGRDLGRGGLINLGEAVGVIAAQSIGEPGTQLTMRTFHIGGAASRAAVASSVEAKSNGIIGFNATMRYVTNTRGELVVIARSGEIIIQDEHGRERERHKVPYGATLTVKADQQVKAGTILANWDPLTRPIITEFAGQVKFENIEEGLTVAKQVDEVTGLSTLVVIDPKRRGSAKVVRPLVKLIDAEGKEVKIPGTDHSVAIGFQIGALIQVRDGQDVGPGEVLARIPMEGQKTRDITGGLPRVAELFEARSPKDKGMLAEMTGTISFGKETKGKVRLQITDPEGHVWDELVPKEKNVLVHEGQVVNKGELVVDGPADPQDILRLLGIEELSRYIVDEVQDVYRLQGVKINDKHIEVIVRQMLRRVVVDNPGESSYIAGEQVERSEILNTNEQLQKDGKIPATYTNVLLGITKASLSTDSFISAASFQETTRVLTEAAIMGKRDELRGLKENVIVGRLIPAGTGLAYHQARRAKDAMDEAERRAIAEAEAAELAEAGEIEAAAHVEGDAGAVD; this comes from the coding sequence ATGAAATCGCTACTCGACCTGTTCAAGCAATTCACGCCGGATGAGCATTTCGATGCCATCAAGATCGGCATGGCTTCGCCCGAGAAGATCCGCTCCTGGTCCTTCGGCGAGGTGAAAAAGCCCGAGACCATCAACTACCGCACCTTCAAGCCCGAGCGCGACGGCCTGTTCTGCGCCAAGATCTTCGGGCCCATCAAGGACTACGAGTGCCTGTGTGGCAAGTACAAGCGCCTGAAGCACCGCGGCGTGATCTGCGAAAAGTGCGGCGTTGAAGTCACCCAGACCAAGGTGCGCCGCGACCGCATGGGCCACATCGACCTGGCCGCGCCCTGCGCCCACATCTGGTTCCTGAAGAGCCTGCCCTCGCGCCTGGGCCTGGTGCTGGACATGACGCTGCGCGACATCGAGCGCGTGCTGTACTTCGAAGCCTACGTGGTCACCGACCCGGGCATGACGCCGCTCAAGAAGTTCTCCATCATGAGCGAGGACGAGTACGACAAGCAGCGCGTCGAGCACGGGGATGAGTTCGTCGCGCGCATGGGCGCCGAGGGCATCAAGGAGCTGCTGGAAGGCATCGACCTGGAAGTCGAGATCGAGCGCCTGCGCGGCGATCTGACGGGCTCCGAAGTCAAGGTCAAGAAGAACACCAAGCGCCTGAAGGTGCTTGAGGCCTTCCGCAAGTCGGGCATCAAGCCGGAGTGGATGATTTTGCAGGTGCTGCCGGTGCTGCCGCCGGACCTGCGCCCGCTGGTGCCGCTGGATGGCGGGCGCTTTGCCACGTCCGACCTGAACGACCTGTACCGCCGCGTCATCAACCGCAACTCGCGCCTGCGCCGCCTGCTGGAGCTGAAGGCTCCGGAAATCATCGCGCGCAACGAAAAGCGCATGCTGCAGGAAGCCGTGGACAGCCTGCTGGACAACGGCCGCCGCGGCAAGGCCATGACGGGCGCCAACAAGCGTGCCCTGAAGTCCCTGGCCGACATGATCAAGGGCAAGGGCGGCCGTTTTCGCCAGAACCTGCTGGGCAAGCGCGTCGACTATTCGGGCCGCTCGGTCATCACCGTGGGCCCTACGCTCAAGCTGCACCAGTGCGGTCTGCCGAAGCTGATGGCGCTTGAATTGTTCAAGCCCTTCATCTTCTCGCGCCTGGAAGCCATGGGCATCGCCACGACCATCAAGGCCGCGAAGAAGGAAGTGGAAGCTGGCACGCCGGTGGTGTGGGACATCCTGGAAGAGGTCATCCGCGAACATCCGGTGATGCTGAACCGCGCGCCCACGCTGCACCGCCTGGGCATCCAGGCGTTCGAGCCCATCCTGATCGAAGGCAAGGCCATCCAGCTGCACCCGCTGGTTTGCGCCGCCTTCAACGCCGACTTCGACGGCGACCAGATGGCCGTGCACGTGCCGCTGTCGGTGGAGGCGCAGCTCGAAGCGCGCACGCTGATGCTGGCCTCCAACAACGTGCTGTTCCCCGCCTCGGGCGAGCCCTCCATCGTGCCCTCGCAGGACGTGGTGCTGGGCCTGTACCACGCCACCCGCGAGAAGATCAACGGCAAGGGCGAAGGCATGGTCTTCACCGACATCCTCGAAGTCCAGCGCGCGCTGGACGCGGGCGAGGTCGAGCTGGCCACCAAGATCAGCGTGCGCCTGGTCGAGTGGAGCCGTGACAAGGACAGCGGCGAATGGCAGAGCGCCACCAGCCTGGTTGAGACCACGGTCGGCCGCGCGCTGCTGTCGGAAATCCTGCCCAAGGGCCTGGCGTTTTCCAACCTGAACAAGGCGTTGAAGAAGAAGGAGATCTCCAAGCTCATCAATGCCTCGTTCCGCAAGTGCGGCCTGAAGGAAACCGTGGTGTTCGCCGACAAGCTGCTGCAAAACGGCTTCCGTCTGGCCACGCATGCGGGCATTTCCATCGCCATCGATGACATGCTGGTGCCGCCGCAAAAGGTGGACATCCTGGCGCGTGCCGAGGGCGAGGTCAAAGAGATCGAGCAGCAGTACGTCTCGGGTCTGGTCACGGCCGGCGAGCGCTACAACAAGGTGGTGGACATCTGGGGCAAGGCCGGCGACGAAGTCTCCAAGGTCATGATGGCCCAGCTGGCCAAGGAAAAGACCACCGACCGCCACGGCAAGGAGGTCGAGCAGGAGTCGTTCAACTCCATCTACATGATGGCCGATTCCGGCGCGCGGGGCTCCGCGGCGCAGATCCGCCAGCTGGCCGGCATGCGCGGCCTGATGGCCAAGCCTGACGGCTCCATCATCGAGACGCCCATCACCGCGAACTTCCGCGAGGGGCTGAACGTGCTGCAGTACTTCATCTCCACGCACGGCGCGCGCAAGGGCCTGGCGGACACGGCGCTCAAGACCGCCAACTCCGGCTACCTGACGCGCCGCCTGGTGGACGTGACGCAGGACCTGGTGGTGACCGAGGACGACTGCGGCACGACGCATGGCTCGCTGATGCGCGCCATCGTCGAGGGCGGTGAAGTCATCGAATCGCTGCGCGAGCGCGTGCTGGGCCGTGTGGCCGCCGAAGAGGTGCTGCACCCCGAGACCCGCGAAGTGCTGGCCCCCGCCGGCACGCTGCTGGGCGAGGACATGCTCGACGAGCTGGAAGCTGCCGGCGTGGACGAAGTCAAGGTGCGCACTGCGCTGACCTGCGAGACGCGTTACGGCCTGTGCGCCAGCTGCTACGGCCGCGACCTGGGCCGTGGCGGCCTGATCAACCTCGGCGAGGCCGTGGGCGTGATCGCCGCGCAATCCATCGGCGAGCCCGGCACGCAGCTGACCATGCGCACCTTCCACATCGGTGGTGCGGCGTCGCGCGCGGCGGTGGCCTCCAGCGTGGAAGCCAAGTCCAACGGCATCATCGGCTTCAACGCCACGATGCGCTACGTGACCAACACCCGCGGCGAACTGGTGGTGATCGCCCGCTCCGGCGAGATCATCATCCAGGACGAGCACGGCCGCGAGCGCGAGCGCCACAAGGTGCCGTATGGCGCCACGCTGACGGTGAAGGCCGACCAGCAGGTCAAGGCCGGCACCATCCTGGCCAACTGGGATCCGCTGACGCGCCCGATCATCACGGAGTTCGCCGGCCAGGTGAAGTTCGAGAACATCGAGGAAGGCCTGACCGTGGCCAAGCAGGTGGACGAGGTCACCGGCCTGTCCACGCTGGTGGTCATCGACCCCAAGCGCCGCGGTTCGGCCAAGGTGGTGCGTCCTCTGGTCAAGCTGATCGACGCCGAGGGCAAGGAGGTGAAGATCCCCGGTACCGACCACTCGGTGGCCATCGGCTTCCAGATCGGCGCGCTGATCCAGGTGCGCGACGGCCAGGACGTGGGCCCCGGCGAAGTGCTGGCCCGCATCCCCATGGAAGGCCAGAAGACCCGCGACATCACCGGCGGTCTGCCACGCGTGGCCGAGCTGTTCGAGGCCCGCTCGCCAAAGGACAAGGGCATGCTGGCCGAGATGACCGGCACGATCTCGTTCGGCAAGGAGACCAAGGGCAAGGTGCGCCTGCAGATCACCGACCCCGAGGGCCATGTCTGGGACGAGCTGGTGCCCAAGGAAAAGAACGTGCTGGTGCACGAGGGCCAGGTGGTCAACAAGGGCGAGCTGGTCGTGGACGGCCCGGCCGATCCGCAGGACATCCTGCGCCTGCTGGGCATCGAGGAGCTGTCGCGCTACATCGTCGATGAAGTGCAGGACGTCTACCGCCTGCAGGGGGTGAAGATCAACGACAAGCACATTGAGGTCATCGTGCGCCAGATGCTGCGCCGCGTCGTGGTCGACAACCCCGGCGAGTCCAGCTACATCGCCGGTGAGCAGGTCGAGCGCTCGGAGATTCTCAACACCAACGAGCAGCTGCAAAAGGACGGCAAGATCCCGGCGACCTACACCAACGTGCTGCTGGGCATCACCAAGGCGTCGCTGTCCACCGACTCGTTCATCTCCGCAGCGTCGTTCCAGGAGACGACGCGCGTGCTGACCGAGGCGGCCATCATGGGCAAGCGCGACGAGCTGCGAGGCCTGAAGGAAAACGTCATCGTTGGCCGCCTGATCCCGGCCGGCACGGGCCTGGCCTACCACCAGGCGCGCCGCGCCAAGGACGCCATGGACGAGGCCGAGCGCCGGGCCATCGCCGAGGCCGAGGCGGCAGAACTGGCTGAAGCCGGCGAGATCGAGGCTGCCGCGCATGTCGAAGGCGATGCCGGCGCTGTCGACTGA